One window of the Chelonoidis abingdonii isolate Lonesome George chromosome 3, CheloAbing_2.0, whole genome shotgun sequence genome contains the following:
- the ATP6V1C2 gene encoding V-type proton ATPase subunit C 2 isoform X1 — MSEFWLISAPGDKVNLEALERMNTVTSKANLSSNNKFLIPDLKVGTLDALVGLSDELGKLDSFAESIIKKIAQYIGEVMEDSKDKVQENLLANGGLKNKMKCLKIDLISYLTRFEWDMAKYPIKQPLKNISEALAKQITQIETDLKSRTAAYNNIKGNLQSLERKTVGNLLTRTLADIVNKEDFVLNSEYLITLLVVVPKSNYAQWQKTYESLSDMVVPRSTKMIAEDTEGGLFTVTLFRKVMDDFKAKARENRFMVREFYFDEKELKCEKEEIMKLASDKKQQYGPLLRWLKVNFSEAFVAWIHVKALRVFVESVLRYGLPVNFQAMLLQPSKKSVKRLRDVLNAVFKHLDEVAAASIMDMSMDIPGLQLSNQEYYPYVYFKIDLSLLDYS, encoded by the exons ATGTCGGAGTTCTGGTTAATTTCTGCACCGGGGGATAAAGTAAATCTGGAAGCCCTGGAGAGGATGAACACAGTGACATCCAAAGCCAACCTGTCCAGCAACAATAAATTCCTCATCCCAGACCTCAAG GTGGGGACATTGGATGCTCTTGTTGGTCTCTCAGATGAGTTGGGAAAACTTGATAGCTTTGCTGAAAG CATAATAAAGAAAATAGCACAGTACATAGGAGAAGTTATGGAGGACTCAAAAGATAAAGTCCAGGAGAATCTTCTGGCCAATGGAG GACTGAAGAATAAAATGAAGTGTTTAAAGA TTGACCTAATTAGTTACCTGACCCGGTTTGAGTGGGACATGGCCAAATATCCCATAAAGCAGCCGCTGAAGAACATTTCAGAAGCATTAGCAAAG CAAATCACACAAATAGAAACAGACCTGAAGTCCCGAACAGCAGCATACAACAACATCAAAGGAAATTTGCAAAGCCTGGAAAGAAAAACTGT ggGAAATCTGTTGACTCGTACTTTAGCTGATATAGTGAACAAAGAAGACTTTGTGCTGAATTCCGAATATCTCATCACTCTTCTCGTTGTAGTTCCAAA GTCGAACTATGCACAATGGCAAAAAACATATGAATCCCTCTCTGATATGGTAGTGCCTCGATCCACAAA AATGATTGCTGAGGACACAGAGGGAGGACTCTTCACTGTGACACTGTTTAGAAAAGTAATGGATGATTTCAAAGCCAAAGCCAGAGAAAACAG GTTCATGGTCCGAGAATTTTATTTTGATGAGAAAGAACTGAAATGTGAAAAGGAAGAAATAATGAAATTAGCTTCTGATAAGAAACAACAATAT GGACCACTACTGCGCTGGCTGAAAGTGAACTTCAGTGAAGCATTTGTGGCTTGGATTCACGTGAAAGCCCTGAGAGTTTTTGTGGAATCTGTCCTCAG GTACGGCCTACCGGTGAATTTCCAGGCaatgctgctgcagcccagcaaGAAGTCTGTAAAACGCCTGAGAGATGTTCTTAATGCAGTCTTCAAACATCTGGATGAAGTAGCAGCAGCAAGTATAATGGAT ATGAGTATGGATATTCCTGGTTTACAACTGAGCAATCAAGAATACTATCCTTATGTCTATTTCAAGAtcgacctcagtcttcttgattaCAGTTAA
- the ATP6V1C2 gene encoding V-type proton ATPase subunit C 2 isoform X2: MSEFWLISAPGDKVNLEALERMNTVTSKANLSSNNKFLIPDLKVGTLDALVGLSDELGKLDSFAESIIKKIAQYIGEVMEDSKDKVQENLLANGVDLISYLTRFEWDMAKYPIKQPLKNISEALAKQITQIETDLKSRTAAYNNIKGNLQSLERKTVGNLLTRTLADIVNKEDFVLNSEYLITLLVVVPKSNYAQWQKTYESLSDMVVPRSTKMIAEDTEGGLFTVTLFRKVMDDFKAKARENRFMVREFYFDEKELKCEKEEIMKLASDKKQQYGPLLRWLKVNFSEAFVAWIHVKALRVFVESVLRYGLPVNFQAMLLQPSKKSVKRLRDVLNAVFKHLDEVAAASIMDMSMDIPGLQLSNQEYYPYVYFKIDLSLLDYS, encoded by the exons ATGTCGGAGTTCTGGTTAATTTCTGCACCGGGGGATAAAGTAAATCTGGAAGCCCTGGAGAGGATGAACACAGTGACATCCAAAGCCAACCTGTCCAGCAACAATAAATTCCTCATCCCAGACCTCAAG GTGGGGACATTGGATGCTCTTGTTGGTCTCTCAGATGAGTTGGGAAAACTTGATAGCTTTGCTGAAAG CATAATAAAGAAAATAGCACAGTACATAGGAGAAGTTATGGAGGACTCAAAAGATAAAGTCCAGGAGAATCTTCTGGCCAATGGAG TTGACCTAATTAGTTACCTGACCCGGTTTGAGTGGGACATGGCCAAATATCCCATAAAGCAGCCGCTGAAGAACATTTCAGAAGCATTAGCAAAG CAAATCACACAAATAGAAACAGACCTGAAGTCCCGAACAGCAGCATACAACAACATCAAAGGAAATTTGCAAAGCCTGGAAAGAAAAACTGT ggGAAATCTGTTGACTCGTACTTTAGCTGATATAGTGAACAAAGAAGACTTTGTGCTGAATTCCGAATATCTCATCACTCTTCTCGTTGTAGTTCCAAA GTCGAACTATGCACAATGGCAAAAAACATATGAATCCCTCTCTGATATGGTAGTGCCTCGATCCACAAA AATGATTGCTGAGGACACAGAGGGAGGACTCTTCACTGTGACACTGTTTAGAAAAGTAATGGATGATTTCAAAGCCAAAGCCAGAGAAAACAG GTTCATGGTCCGAGAATTTTATTTTGATGAGAAAGAACTGAAATGTGAAAAGGAAGAAATAATGAAATTAGCTTCTGATAAGAAACAACAATAT GGACCACTACTGCGCTGGCTGAAAGTGAACTTCAGTGAAGCATTTGTGGCTTGGATTCACGTGAAAGCCCTGAGAGTTTTTGTGGAATCTGTCCTCAG GTACGGCCTACCGGTGAATTTCCAGGCaatgctgctgcagcccagcaaGAAGTCTGTAAAACGCCTGAGAGATGTTCTTAATGCAGTCTTCAAACATCTGGATGAAGTAGCAGCAGCAAGTATAATGGAT ATGAGTATGGATATTCCTGGTTTACAACTGAGCAATCAAGAATACTATCCTTATGTCTATTTCAAGAtcgacctcagtcttcttgattaCAGTTAA